The Impatiens glandulifera chromosome 3, dImpGla2.1, whole genome shotgun sequence genome contains a region encoding:
- the LOC124929798 gene encoding 11S globulin seed storage protein 1-like codes for MNTSLLGLSFLLIILGTVSARSRGQSEHGFSQEDQAQCQLQRLNAQEPTFRIQSEAGESEIWDWKDDQFRCAGVVAARHTINPRGLFLPSYSNAPLLMYILKGNGMSGVLMPGCPETFQSSQESQVDEKSTRFHDQHQKIRRFRQGDVIAIGAGWTHWCYNDGNEDVVAIVVEDTGNNLNQLDQNPRKFFLAGNPQQGFQGQGTEQHHQTGEKQNAGNVFHGIEEEFLVQIFGIDRETARKLRGEDDKRGHIVRVEQGFQVISPPSRREEQERRSNDNGLDETVCSTKLIENINDPSRADIFNPQAGRFNTLTSYDLPILKSLKLSAERGVLYRNALVSPHYKLNAHSILYCTRGDAKIQITDQSGSCVFDEVVREGQMVVVPQNFVIVKEAGEQGFEWVAFRTNDVAMQGTLAGRTSALRGLPADVIAASYRVSREQARRLKTSREETLMFESRSGSPRVAAA; via the exons ATGAACACTTCACTGCTCGGTCTCTCCTTCCTCCTCATCATCTTGGGCACTGTCTCCGCCAGGAGCAGGGGACAGTCCGAACATGGCTTTAGCCAAGAAGACCAGGCACAGTGCCAACTTCAGAGGCTCAATGCCCAAGAACCCACCTTTAGAATCCAGTCTGAGGCCGGCGAGTCCGAGATCTGGGACTGGAAGGATGATCAGTTCCGCTGCGCCGGAGTTGTCGCCGCCAGGCATACTATTAACCCACGTGGACTCTTCTTGCCTTCTTACTCCAACGCCCCTCTCCTCATGTACATTCTCAAAGGTAACGGTATGTCTGGAGTTTTGATGCCTGGATGCCCAGAAACATTCCAATCATCTCAGGAATCTCAGGTTGATGAGAAATCCACTAGGTTCCACGACCAGCACCAGAAGATCCGACGATTCCGACAAGGAGACGTCATTGCCATCGGCGCCGGCTGGACTCACTGGTGCTACAACGACGGTAACGAGGATGTTGTTGCCATAGTCGTTGAGGATACCGGCAATAACCTAAATCAGCTCGACCAAAACCCACGC AAATTTTTCCTGGCTGGAAACCCACAACAAGGATTCCAAGGGCAAGGGACAGAACAACACCACCAGACAGGCGAGAAGCAGAACGCCGGCAACGTCTTCCATGGAATCGAGGAGGAATTTCTGGTTCAGATTTTCGGAATCGACAGAGAGACAGCCAGGAAGCTTCGGGGAGAAGACGATAAAAGAGGTCACATTGTCCGCGTGGAACAGGGCTTTCAAGTCATCAGCCCACCCTCCAGGAGGGAGGAGCAAGAAAGAAGATCCAACGATAACGGCTTGGACGAAACCGTTTGCTCTACCAAGTTGATCGAGAACATCAATGACCCTTCCCGCGCCGATATCTTCAACCCACAGGCCGGAAGGTTCAATACCCTAACCAGCTACGACCTACCCATTCTCAAATCCTTGAAATTAAGCGCAGAGAGAGGAGTTCTTTACAGG AACGCACTGGTGAGTCCTCACTATAAGCTAAACGCACACAGCATTCTATACTGTACGAGAGGAGACGCCAAGATTCAGATAACTGACCAGAGCGGCAGCTGCGTGTTCGACGAGGTGGTCCGTGAAGGACAGATGGTGGTGGTCCCGCAGAACTTCGTGATTGTTAAAGAAGCCGGTGAACAGGGATTCGAATGGGTTGCCTTCAGGACCAATGACGTCGCCATGCAAGGAACCCTAGCAGGACGGACGTCGGCCCTTCGAGGCCTTCCCGCCGACGTGATTGCGGCTTCTTACCGTGTTTCAAGGGAACAAGCCAGGAGGTTGAAGACCAGCCGGGAGGAGACTTTGATGTTTGAATCTAGGTCCGGTTCGCCCAGAGTGGCGGCGGCTTAA